From Patescibacteria group bacterium, a single genomic window includes:
- a CDS encoding LamG domain-containing protein: MKRVLFTVPFLLIILAAGLFLRSRFANAMVVNQSVNNSNLTFGLVGWWTMDGADTNATQALDKSGNGNTGARNGGTKLVSGKIGQAMKFDGSSGNIATTPGVTALTSTSTFTMSVWVYWNDTTANAPATECPFYNGGSYGFCINTGGNKMGIYYNNINATVIVASVLPKKTWRHYVMTRANGVSSLYENGVFKDSQNTDVPQDVNTFYATHVGELWAGPTFPFNGSVDDARIYSRALSATEVQQLYKLGGGKINQTPTINLSNGLVGWWTMDGADTNATQALDKSGYNNTGTRTTVTPVVGEIGQAMSFNGTSGYVNVPVSQGSVLDIATSTYSVWIYPTVSGVGAQSGLRGIITRDSGSMPMAWRYANDNIIFSFNDTIIITVAGPALNKWTLATVTYDGTNVRMYYNGVLVAGPTASSPPAVSSDPLKIGLDYTGQYSRYFSGKMDDVRIYSRALSVAEVKALYQMSLPAKSNSSNAGKGGSLTDSSLVGWWTFDGAYTNTTQALDKSRNSNTGTRTGGTKLVSGKLGQAMKFDGSSAYVGMAASAGNNSSAIGHTYAVWVYRTKDYSSGLGWVIENGGTWGEAGGSNLTISGNRICYYYNNANVSVLSNSTVSANAWHHIVVSYNANTNKATFYLDGRADGTSAALGSWDASTNLVRIGNWISGGGGHNEYYFEGSIDDARIYSRALSAAEVMQLYKMGK; this comes from the coding sequence ATGAAACGCGTTTTGTTCACAGTTCCTTTCTTACTGATAATACTCGCCGCGGGCTTGTTTTTGCGTTCCCGTTTTGCAAATGCCATGGTTGTCAATCAAAGCGTTAACAATAGCAACTTAACTTTTGGTTTGGTGGGCTGGTGGACAATGGATGGAGCGGATACCAATGCCACACAGGCCTTGGATAAAAGCGGAAATGGAAATACCGGCGCTAGAAATGGCGGGACTAAACTTGTTTCGGGCAAAATTGGGCAGGCGATGAAGTTTGATGGGAGTAGCGGGAATATTGCTACAACTCCAGGTGTTACTGCCTTGACTTCTACATCTACTTTTACAATGTCGGTTTGGGTTTATTGGAATGATACCACCGCAAACGCACCCGCGACGGAATGTCCTTTTTATAATGGAGGCAGTTATGGTTTTTGTATAAATACTGGAGGTAATAAAATGGGTATTTATTATAATAATATTAACGCGACTGTTATAGTCGCGAGTGTATTACCAAAAAAAACCTGGAGACATTATGTGATGACAAGGGCTAATGGGGTAAGTTCTTTGTATGAAAATGGAGTATTTAAGGACTCTCAAAATACCGATGTCCCCCAAGATGTGAATACGTTTTATGCCACGCATGTTGGAGAATTGTGGGCTGGTCCTACCTTTCCTTTTAACGGTTCAGTTGACGATGCCCGCATTTACTCCCGCGCCCTGTCCGCCACAGAGGTCCAGCAATTATACAAACTCGGCGGCGGAAAGATAAATCAAACTCCGACAATAAATTTAAGCAACGGCCTGGTGGGCTGGTGGACAATGGATGGAGCGGATACAAACGCCACACAGGCGTTGGACAAATCAGGGTATAATAACACGGGGACAAGAACGACAGTTACACCAGTGGTAGGGGAAATAGGTCAGGCAATGAGTTTTAATGGGACGAGCGGATATGTTAATGTTCCAGTAAGTCAAGGATCTGTTTTGGATATAGCCACTAGTACATATTCGGTTTGGATTTATCCAACTGTGAGTGGTGTTGGAGCACAAAGTGGGCTTAGAGGTATAATCACTCGTGATTCTGGGAGTATGCCAATGGCGTGGAGATATGCCAATGATAATATCATATTTAGCTTTAACGATACGATTATTATTACGGTCGCAGGTCCGGCTTTGAATAAATGGACCCTGGCTACTGTAACATACGATGGTACGAACGTGAGAATGTATTATAACGGCGTTCTTGTTGCTGGCCCCACCGCTTCTTCGCCGCCGGCTGTTTCAAGCGATCCTTTAAAAATTGGATTGGACTACACTGGTCAGTATAGTAGATATTTTAGTGGGAAAATGGATGACGTTCGCATCTACAGCCGCGCCCTGTCTGTCGCCGAAGTAAAAGCCCTGTATCAAATGTCACTTCCCGCAAAATCCAATTCCTCCAATGCGGGCAAAGGCGGATCTTTAACGGATTCCAGTTTGGTGGGCTGGTGGACTTTTGATGGCGCCTATACAAATACCACACAGGCCCTGGACAAAAGTAGAAATAGTAATACCGGTACCAGAACTGGTGGAACAAAACTTGTTTCAGGCAAACTCGGTCAGGCGATGAAGTTTGATGGGAGCAGTGCATACGTTGGAATGGCGGCTTCTGCGGGAAATAATTCAAGTGCCATAGGTCATACGTATGCCGTCTGGGTTTACAGAACAAAAGATTATAGCAGCGGACTCGGATGGGTTATAGAGAATGGCGGGACATGGGGGGAAGCGGGTGGCTCTAATTTGACGATCAGCGGAAACAGAATTTGTTATTATTATAACAATGCTAATGTTTCGGTTTTAAGCAATAGTACCGTTTCAGCCAATGCCTGGCACCATATCGTGGTTTCGTATAATGCAAATACCAATAAAGCTACGTTTTATTTGGATGGAAGAGCAGATGGAACCAGTGCAGCCCTGGGAAGCTGGGATGCTTCAACAAATTTAGTTAGAATCGGAAATTGGATTTCAGGAGGGGGTGGGCATAATGAATACTATTTTGAAGGTTCCATTGACGACGCCCGCATCTATTCCCGCGCCCTCTCGGCCGCCGAAGTAATGCAGTTATATAAAATGGGAAAGTAA
- a CDS encoding LamG domain-containing protein yields the protein MKRFLFTISIIIFLWLVAPASAATISTSNTSAPNLKTGLVGWWTFDGVSVTSTGVLDKSGQNNNGGRMGGTSVATGKVGQGIKLNGTTGYISGANSTDIASTPVTVSVWVKFLTIAPGNNYPRIIDVQDSNYSVQIVWDYGTGGSGQFVTKHSEWQAAGDGTQWGVTPVLNKWYHLVAVWDASANSTKFYVNGIEQSGSANSNIGEGASRNKYFFGVRGDLLASPNTFGNEVLDDVRIYSRTLSATEVQALYKQGGGVISKTDLITAQLRNGLGGLWTFDGKDTTSVTTTDKSGNGNDGTRSGLTKVIIGKIGQGMNFDAVHGSGQITITSSPSVHPTGSFTLSAWVNRANAQNAEIIQKGTGAFSGAAAGTDFEFGFVSLLYFQFHGSDGSANSLAVSAPILNQWQLLTAVFDSGRTMKIYINGVEKATKDVTVTSTEDSTGNLHIGGFVYFFHGSIDDARIYNRALSATEIQQLYTQGGGKISKTDLITAQLRNGLVGHWTFDGTSVTTTGVIDKSGQNNNGVRVGGTKVATGKIGQAMKFDGADGRIYSSCTGFSNTAISIAFWAKQLAAPSNYSLVVGDQGGLGAVFVFPSDGRFFGQLSLTSAGNVYSGYVAPGTGWNHWVFTWKSGDKLKLYKNGVLASQSGDAYTDTIQNFIGIYIGYYSGVNYFNGYIDDARVYSRALSAAEIQQLYRMGK from the coding sequence ATGAAACGATTTTTATTCACAATTTCCATAATAATATTCCTATGGCTGGTAGCGCCGGCAAGCGCCGCCACTATCTCCACATCTAACACCAGCGCCCCGAATTTAAAAACAGGTCTCGTTGGCTGGTGGACGTTTGATGGGGTATCAGTCACCAGCACCGGCGTTCTTGATAAAAGCGGACAAAATAATAATGGCGGTAGAATGGGTGGGACTTCCGTGGCTACCGGAAAGGTTGGACAGGGAATTAAACTAAATGGAACTACCGGCTACATTTCGGGCGCCAATTCAACAGATATCGCGTCTACACCGGTGACTGTTTCTGTGTGGGTAAAATTTTTAACCATTGCTCCTGGTAATAATTATCCAAGAATAATTGATGTGCAGGATAGTAATTATTCAGTCCAAATAGTTTGGGACTATGGAACGGGTGGCAGTGGTCAATTTGTAACCAAGCATAGTGAGTGGCAAGCCGCAGGTGACGGTACACAGTGGGGTGTAACACCGGTTCTAAATAAATGGTATCATCTTGTGGCAGTTTGGGATGCGTCTGCAAACTCAACCAAATTTTATGTTAATGGTATTGAACAGTCAGGTTCGGCAAATAGTAATATTGGTGAGGGAGCATCAAGAAACAAATATTTTTTTGGAGTCAGAGGCGACCTTTTAGCAAGTCCAAATACTTTTGGTAACGAGGTGCTTGACGACGTTCGTATTTACAGTCGTACTCTGTCCGCTACCGAAGTTCAGGCATTATATAAACAAGGCGGAGGAGTGATAAGCAAAACCGATTTAATCACGGCACAACTGCGAAACGGATTGGGAGGTTTGTGGACTTTTGACGGAAAAGATACAACCTCGGTAACGACCACCGATAAAAGCGGAAATGGGAATGACGGAACAAGAAGTGGTTTAACAAAAGTGATAATCGGCAAAATTGGACAGGGGATGAATTTTGATGCGGTTCATGGAAGCGGTCAGATAACCATAACATCGTCTCCGTCTGTCCATCCAACAGGGAGCTTTACCCTATCAGCTTGGGTTAATCGTGCCAATGCACAAAATGCGGAAATTATTCAAAAAGGTACTGGGGCTTTTAGCGGAGCAGCGGCGGGTACCGACTTTGAATTCGGTTTTGTTTCTCTTTTATATTTTCAATTTCACGGCAGTGACGGTTCAGCCAACAGTTTGGCTGTTTCTGCGCCAATATTGAATCAATGGCAGTTACTTACAGCGGTTTTTGATTCAGGAAGAACAATGAAAATTTATATCAATGGAGTAGAAAAAGCCACCAAAGATGTCACGGTCACGAGCACTGAAGATTCCACCGGTAATTTACATATTGGCGGGTTTGTTTATTTTTTTCATGGTTCTATAGACGACGCCCGCATCTACAACCGCGCTCTTTCGGCCACGGAAATTCAACAATTATATACACAAGGTGGAGGTAAAATCAGCAAGACCGATTTAATCACAGCGCAACTGCGAAACGGATTGGTTGGCCATTGGACTTTTGATGGAACGTCAGTCACCACCACGGGCGTTATTGATAAGAGCGGACAAAATAACAACGGGGTCAGGGTGGGCGGGACAAAAGTGGCAACCGGTAAAATCGGGCAGGCGATGAAGTTTGATGGGGCGGACGGAAGAATATATTCTTCCTGCACCGGTTTTTCTAATACAGCGATCAGTATTGCTTTTTGGGCCAAACAATTGGCCGCGCCTTCTAATTATTCTCTGGTGGTTGGTGACCAAGGCGGCCTGGGCGCTGTTTTTGTCTTTCCATCCGATGGTAGGTTTTTCGGTCAGCTTTCCTTGACTTCTGCCGGAAACGTTTATTCAGGGTATGTTGCCCCAGGAACAGGTTGGAATCACTGGGTGTTTACTTGGAAAAGTGGCGATAAATTAAAACTTTATAAAAACGGTGTTTTAGCCAGCCAGAGCGGAGACGCATATACTGATACGATTCAAAATTTTATAGGAATTTATATTGGTTATTACAGTGGTGTAAATTATTTTAACGGTTATATAGACGACGCCCGTGTCTACTCCCGCGCCCTGTCCGCGGCCGAAATCCAGCAGTTATATAGGATGGGGAAATAA